The Staphylococcus sp. KG4-3 genome has a window encoding:
- the dnaB gene encoding replicative DNA helicase, with amino-acid sequence MDGMYEQNQMPHSNEAEQSVLGAIIIDPELINTTQEVLLPESFYRGAHQHIFRAMMNLNEDNRDIDVVTIMDQLTQEGRLNEAGGPQYLAELSSNVPTTRNIQYYTEIVFKHATKRKLIQTADSIANDGYNDELELDTILNDAERRILELSSSRESDGFKDIRDVLGEVYENAELLDQNSGQTPGIPTGYRDLDQMTAGFNRNDLIILAARPSVGKTAFALNIAQKVATHEDHFSVGIFSLEMGADQLATRMICSSGNVDSNRLRTGMMTEEDWNRFTIAVGKLSRTKIFIDDTPGIRITDIRSKCRRLKQEHGLDMVVIDYLQLISGSGSRFSDNRQQEVSEISRTLKAIARELECPVIALSQLSRGVEQRQDKRPMMSDIRESGSIEQDADIIAFLYRDDYYNRGEDEEDDDDTNFEPQTNDENGEIEIIIAKQRNGPTGTVKLHFMKQYNKFTDIDYAHAEMG; translated from the coding sequence ATGGATGGAATGTATGAACAAAATCAAATGCCACACAGTAATGAGGCTGAACAGTCTGTCTTAGGTGCCATTATCATAGATCCAGAATTAATCAACACAACTCAGGAAGTATTGCTTCCTGAGTCATTTTATAGAGGTGCACATCAACACATCTTTAGAGCAATGATGAACCTCAATGAAGATAATAGAGATATTGATGTGGTAACCATTATGGATCAACTAACACAAGAGGGTCGATTGAATGAAGCGGGTGGTCCTCAATATCTTGCAGAATTATCAAGTAATGTGCCGACAACACGTAATATCCAATACTATACTGAGATTGTTTTTAAGCATGCAACTAAACGTAAATTAATACAAACTGCAGATAGTATTGCGAATGATGGTTATAATGATGAACTGGAACTAGATACGATACTTAACGATGCTGAACGTCGTATATTAGAATTATCATCCTCACGTGAAAGTGATGGATTTAAGGATATTAGAGATGTACTTGGTGAAGTATATGAGAATGCAGAATTATTAGATCAAAACAGTGGTCAAACGCCAGGTATTCCAACGGGCTACCGAGATTTAGACCAGATGACAGCAGGGTTTAACCGTAATGATTTAATCATTTTAGCAGCACGTCCTTCGGTAGGTAAGACTGCCTTCGCACTTAATATTGCGCAAAAAGTTGCAACACACGAAGATCATTTTTCAGTAGGTATATTCTCGTTAGAGATGGGTGCAGATCAACTTGCAACACGTATGATTTGTAGTTCAGGAAACGTGGACTCAAATCGCCTGAGAACTGGTATGATGACTGAAGAAGACTGGAATAGATTTACTATAGCAGTCGGTAAACTGTCACGTACTAAGATATTTATCGATGATACACCAGGTATTCGGATTACAGACATTCGTTCTAAGTGCCGTCGTTTAAAACAAGAGCACGGATTAGATATGGTTGTTATTGATTACTTACAATTAATCTCAGGTAGTGGCTCTCGCTTTTCAGATAACAGACAACAAGAAGTTTCTGAGATTTCACGTACATTAAAGGCTATTGCTAGAGAGCTAGAATGCCCTGTTATTGCACTGAGTCAGCTATCACGTGGCGTTGAGCAGCGTCAAGATAAACGTCCAATGATGAGTGATATTCGTGAGTCAGGTTCTATCGAGCAAGATGCCGATATCATCGCTTTCTTATACCGTGATGACTATTATAATCGTGGTGAAGACGAAGAAGACGATGATGACACTAATTTCGAACCTCAAACAAATGATGAAAATGGGGAAATTGAAATTATTATCGCTAAGCAACGTAATGGTCCTACAGGGACAGTGAAGCTGCACTTTATGAAACAATACAACAAATTTACAGACATAGACTATGCACATGCTGAAATGGGTTAA
- the rplI gene encoding 50S ribosomal protein L9, which yields MKVIFTQDVKGKGKKGEVKDVPVGYANNFLLKKNYAIEATPGNLKQLEQKNKAAEAERQQEIEDAKQLKAQLSEIEVEVSAKTGEGGKLFGSVSTKQITQALQEQHNIKIDKRKMDLPNGIHALGYTNVPVKLDKEVEGTIRVHTVEQ from the coding sequence ATGAAAGTAATATTCACACAAGATGTAAAAGGTAAAGGTAAAAAAGGTGAAGTTAAAGACGTACCAGTAGGTTATGCAAATAACTTCTTATTAAAGAAAAATTATGCAATAGAAGCAACACCTGGTAATTTAAAACAATTAGAACAAAAAAATAAAGCTGCTGAAGCAGAGCGTCAACAAGAAATTGAAGATGCTAAACAATTAAAAGCACAATTAAGTGAAATTGAAGTCGAAGTGTCTGCTAAAACAGGCGAAGGCGGTAAATTGTTTGGTTCAGTAAGTACGAAACAAATCACACAAGCATTACAAGAACAACACAACATTAAAATTGATAAACGTAAAATGGATTTACCAAACGGTATCCATGCATTAGGTTACACTAACGTGCCAGTTAAACTAGATAAAGAAGTTGAAGGTACAATCCGTGTACACACAGTTGAACAATAA
- a CDS encoding DHH family phosphoesterase — MNRQSTKKALVLPFIIMALTAIVLVVVWFVFNQLIAGIATVVLVIIIAGTAIMVRRALQKLDSYVDNLSGHISAGNNIAIKSLPIGMIILDENENIEWMNKFMSERLTRNVISDPVNEVYPNILKQLEKTQEVEISENEYHYRVRYSEKEHVLYFFDITEEVQTNKLYEDSKPIIATLFLDNYDEITQNMNDTQKSEINSMVTRVISRWASEHNIYFKRYSSDQFVAYLNQDILNNIEATNFSILSQLREKSVGYRAQLTLSIGVGEGSEDLIDLGELSQSGLDLALGRGGDQVAIKNMNGNVRFYGGKTDPMEKRTRVRARVISHALKDILMEGDKVIIMGHKRPDLDAIGGAIGVSRFAMMNNLDAYIVLNDSDIDPTLRRVMDAVNEKPELKDRFITSDEAWDIMTSKTTLVIVDTHKPEMVIDENILNKANRKVVIDHHRRGESFISSPLLVYMEPYASSTAELVTELLEYQPTEQRLTRLESTVMFAGIIVDTRNFTLRTGSRTFDAASYLRAHGADTILTQHFLKDDLDTYINRTELIQTVKLQENGVAIAHGSNDKIYHPVTVAQAADELLSLDGVEASYVIARREENVIGMSARSLGAVNVQLTMEALGGGGHLTNAATQLKDVTVDEAIEQLQQAITEQMSRSENA; from the coding sequence ATGAACCGTCAATCCACTAAAAAAGCGTTAGTTTTACCATTTATTATTATGGCGCTCACAGCAATTGTACTTGTAGTAGTTTGGTTTGTTTTTAACCAGCTCATTGCAGGCATAGCGACAGTTGTATTAGTGATTATTATTGCAGGGACAGCAATAATGGTAAGACGAGCTTTGCAGAAACTAGATAGCTATGTTGATAATCTAAGTGGCCATATTTCGGCAGGCAATAATATTGCAATTAAAAGTTTGCCAATCGGTATGATTATCTTAGATGAAAATGAAAACATAGAGTGGATGAACAAATTTATGTCGGAACGCTTAACGCGTAATGTAATTTCCGATCCAGTTAATGAAGTATATCCTAATATCTTAAAACAATTAGAAAAAACACAAGAAGTTGAGATTTCTGAAAATGAGTACCACTATCGCGTACGTTATTCTGAAAAAGAACATGTATTGTATTTCTTTGATATTACTGAAGAAGTACAAACAAATAAGTTATATGAAGACTCTAAACCAATTATTGCTACATTGTTCTTAGATAATTATGACGAGATTACGCAAAATATGAATGACACACAAAAATCAGAGATTAACTCGATGGTTACACGTGTGATTAGTAGATGGGCTAGTGAGCATAACATTTATTTCAAACGTTATAGCTCAGATCAATTTGTTGCTTATTTAAATCAAGATATATTAAACAACATAGAGGCAACAAACTTTAGTATTTTAAGTCAGTTACGTGAAAAGAGTGTCGGTTACCGTGCACAATTAACTTTAAGTATCGGTGTCGGTGAAGGTTCTGAAGATTTAATAGATTTAGGGGAACTATCACAATCAGGCCTAGACTTAGCGCTAGGACGTGGTGGTGACCAAGTTGCTATCAAGAATATGAACGGAAATGTACGTTTCTATGGTGGTAAGACTGACCCAATGGAAAAACGTACACGTGTTAGAGCACGTGTTATATCACATGCGCTTAAAGATATTCTGATGGAAGGCGACAAAGTTATCATTATGGGGCATAAACGTCCTGACTTAGATGCAATCGGTGGTGCAATTGGTGTATCACGTTTTGCAATGATGAATAACTTAGATGCGTATATCGTCTTAAATGATTCTGACATTGATCCAACATTACGACGTGTTATGGATGCAGTAAATGAAAAACCAGAATTAAAAGACCGTTTTATCACATCGGATGAAGCATGGGATATTATGACATCTAAGACAACATTAGTCATTGTAGATACGCATAAACCTGAAATGGTCATCGATGAGAATATCTTAAATAAAGCTAACCGTAAAGTGGTTATTGACCACCATAGACGCGGTGAGAGCTTTATTTCGAGTCCATTACTTGTTTATATGGAACCATATGCAAGTTCAACTGCAGAACTTGTGACAGAACTACTTGAGTATCAACCGACAGAACAACGATTAACACGTTTAGAATCGACAGTAATGTTTGCAGGTATTATTGTAGATACGCGTAACTTTACGCTACGAACAGGTTCTAGAACCTTCGATGCAGCAAGTTACTTACGTGCGCATGGTGCAGATACAATATTGACACAACATTTCTTGAAAGATGATCTTGATACGTATATCAATCGTACCGAGTTGATTCAAACAGTGAAATTACAAGAAAATGGTGTAGCCATTGCACACGGTTCGAATGATAAAATTTATCATCCTGTTACAGTTGCACAAGCTGCCGATGAACTGTTAAGTTTAGATGGTGTAGAGGCTTCGTACGTGATTGCAAGAAGAGAAGAAAATGTAATAGGTATGTCTGCCCGCTCACTTGGTGCTGTCAATGTGCAGTTAACAATGGAAGCACTTGGCGGTGGTGGCCATTTAACTAATGCAGCCACACAGTTAAAAGATGTAACAGTGGATGAAGCAATAGAACAATTACAACAAGCTATAACAGAACAAATGAGTAGGAGTGAAAATGCATGA
- a CDS encoding DUF2232 domain-containing protein, which yields MGVAKLFSKIYPKVTVLSILTLIVVALALHILPPLGLVLGIFATIPGIILWHKSIESFGLTAVITVVLTTLLGNIFVLSTMVIILLVSFVIGQLLKERTSKERILYITTTYISMFSLIAFMGLQTFDKIPSSTVLIKPVKDYMHNVVSGIAGSAEYKQMLEEGFRQMSVQLPSYVIITVFLLILINLIITFPILRKFKIATPIFKPLYAWQMKRSLLWMYIIVLICVMFASQPGTFQSIVLNFEIVLSLCMYIQGLSVIHFFGKAKSMPTALSVLFMVIGTALMPLTHIVSLLGVIDLCINLKSIIKK from the coding sequence ATGGGAGTGGCGAAATTGTTTTCAAAAATATATCCTAAAGTAACTGTGCTTAGTATACTAACGCTAATCGTAGTGGCTTTAGCTTTACATATATTACCTCCGTTAGGCCTGGTGTTAGGTATCTTTGCGACAATTCCAGGCATTATCTTATGGCATAAGTCTATTGAATCATTTGGTTTAACAGCAGTCATTACAGTGGTATTAACAACATTATTAGGTAATATATTTGTGTTGAGCACCATGGTCATTATACTCTTAGTGAGTTTTGTTATTGGCCAATTATTAAAAGAACGTACATCTAAAGAACGCATACTTTATATAACAACTACTTATATTAGTATGTTCTCTTTAATTGCGTTTATGGGACTACAAACGTTTGATAAAATACCAAGTTCTACAGTTTTGATAAAACCAGTGAAAGATTACATGCATAATGTTGTTTCTGGAATTGCGGGAAGTGCAGAATATAAGCAAATGCTTGAAGAAGGCTTCCGCCAGATGTCAGTTCAGTTACCAAGTTATGTCATTATCACAGTATTTCTACTTATTTTAATCAATTTAATTATTACTTTTCCAATTTTACGTAAGTTCAAAATCGCTACACCAATATTTAAACCATTATATGCTTGGCAAATGAAGCGTTCACTATTATGGATGTATATTATTGTCTTGATTTGTGTTATGTTTGCGAGCCAACCAGGGACTTTCCAAAGTATCGTTTTAAACTTTGAAATTGTGTTATCATTATGTATGTATATTCAGGGCTTAAGTGTTATTCACTTTTTCGGGAAGGCAAAATCAATGCCAACCGCACTTTCTGTGTTATTCATGGTTATAGGGACAGCTTTAATGCCATTAACACATATTGTAAGTCTCCTGGGTGTTATAGATTTGTGTATTAACTTAAAAAGTATCATTAAAAAATGA
- a CDS encoding alpha/beta fold hydrolase family protein: MTNYTVDTLELGPFTTESGEFISNLKLRYEHVGLKGQPLVVVCHALTGNHLTYGTNENPGWWRGIIDGGYMPINDYQFLTFNVIGSPYGSSSALTDPKFPETLTLRDIVRAIELGIETLGFERINILIGGSLGGMQAIELLYNRKFDVEKAVILAATDKTSSYSRAFNEIARQAIHLDNKEGMSIARQLGFLTYRSSKSYDKRFSPDQVVTYQKHQGNKFMNHFDSLCYLTLLDVLDSHDVDRGRDDVDEVFSNLDTKVMTMGFTDDLLYPDDLVRAVGKRFKYHKHFFVPDNVGHDGFLLNFNDWAPNLYHFLKVYKIKRK; this comes from the coding sequence ATGACGAATTATACGGTTGATACACTAGAACTAGGGCCATTCACAACGGAGTCAGGTGAATTCATCTCAAACTTAAAACTACGTTATGAACATGTAGGATTAAAAGGGCAACCACTCGTAGTGGTCTGTCATGCTTTAACAGGTAATCACTTAACGTATGGTACAAATGAAAATCCTGGATGGTGGAGAGGGATTATTGACGGTGGTTATATGCCAATCAATGATTATCAGTTTTTGACATTTAATGTTATTGGAAGCCCTTATGGTTCAAGTTCTGCGTTAACAGATCCAAAGTTTCCTGAGACACTTACGTTAAGAGATATCGTACGTGCCATAGAATTAGGCATTGAAACATTAGGTTTCGAAAGGATTAACATATTAATCGGTGGTTCGTTAGGTGGCATGCAAGCAATAGAATTATTATATAATCGTAAATTTGATGTTGAAAAAGCAGTGATTCTCGCAGCTACAGATAAAACATCATCCTATAGTCGTGCGTTTAATGAGATAGCGCGACAGGCCATTCATTTAGACAATAAAGAGGGGATGAGTATTGCAAGGCAGTTAGGGTTTTTAACATACCGTTCGTCTAAAAGCTATGATAAACGTTTCTCACCAGATCAAGTTGTAACCTATCAAAAACATCAAGGCAATAAATTTATGAATCATTTTGATTCTTTATGCTATTTAACACTCCTAGACGTCTTAGATAGCCATGACGTAGATAGAGGACGCGATGATGTAGATGAAGTGTTTAGTAACCTAGATACTAAAGTAATGACAATGGGCTTCACAGATGATTTGTTATATCCAGATGACTTAGTGCGTGCCGTGGGAAAACGTTTTAAATATCACAAACATTTCTTTGTCCCAGATAACGTAGGTCATGATGGTTTCTTATTGAATTTTAATGACTGGGCACCTAATCTATATCACTTCTTAAAAGTATATAAAATTAAAAGAAAATGA
- a CDS encoding AzlD domain-containing protein, translating into MTTTVHMLTIIVLCGVVTWLTRIIPFILITKIKLSERVIKWLSFIPITLFTALIIDGLIEQQEGVMGYSINVPFLITMLPTIIIAVISRSLTITILSGIIIMAVLRWVF; encoded by the coding sequence ATGACAACGACGGTACATATGTTAACAATTATCGTGTTATGTGGTGTGGTAACATGGCTCACACGAATTATTCCCTTTATTTTGATAACTAAAATAAAGTTGTCTGAACGTGTTATTAAATGGCTATCATTTATACCAATTACATTATTCACTGCTTTAATCATCGATGGATTAATAGAGCAACAAGAAGGTGTGATGGGTTATAGTATTAACGTGCCGTTCTTAATAACGATGCTCCCGACTATTATCATTGCTGTGATATCACGCAGTCTAACAATCACTATACTTAGCGGCATTATTATTATGGCAGTGTTACGTTGGGTATTTTAA
- a CDS encoding AzlC family ABC transporter permease: MDNEAHVTFKQGVKACIPTLLGYAGVGLSFGIVAVASGFSMLEIILLCLLVYAGAAQFIICALVISGTPISAIILTTFIVNSRMFLLSMTLAPSYKNYSLLNRIGLSTLVTDETFGVAITPHLKGEKINDRWLHGLNITAYVFWTFACIIGAVFGKYIHQPEALGLDFAITAMFIFLAVSQFESIRRSKINIYFVLIICVIVMMLSLSLFMPSYLAIILASTIAALIGVMMEK; the protein is encoded by the coding sequence ATGGACAATGAGGCGCATGTTACTTTTAAACAAGGTGTAAAAGCGTGTATTCCTACTTTGTTAGGTTATGCTGGTGTTGGTCTGTCTTTTGGAATTGTTGCAGTGGCATCAGGATTTAGTATGTTGGAAATTATTTTACTTTGCTTGCTAGTGTATGCGGGCGCGGCACAGTTTATTATTTGTGCACTTGTTATTTCTGGCACGCCCATATCTGCAATTATATTGACGACATTCATTGTGAACTCAAGAATGTTTTTATTAAGTATGACGCTTGCGCCAAGTTATAAAAACTATAGTTTATTAAATAGAATTGGTCTTTCTACATTAGTAACAGACGAAACATTCGGTGTAGCTATTACACCACATTTAAAAGGTGAGAAGATTAATGATCGTTGGTTGCATGGATTAAATATAACAGCATATGTTTTTTGGACATTTGCATGTATTATTGGTGCAGTCTTTGGTAAATACATACATCAACCAGAAGCACTAGGATTAGATTTTGCAATTACCGCTATGTTTATATTCTTAGCTGTCTCACAATTTGAGTCGATTAGACGCTCGAAGATAAACATATATTTTGTATTGATTATATGTGTGATTGTAATGATGCTTAGTTTAAGCTTGTTTATGCCTTCATATTTGGCTATCATATTAGCTTCAACTATTGCAGCACTGATTGGAGTGATGATGGAAAAATGA
- the serS gene encoding serine--tRNA ligase: MLDIKLFRNDPDFVKEKVAKRGMEDTVVDEVLELDEQRRQLISKAEEMKAERNKVSGEIAQKKRNKEDSDDAIAAMRKLGDEIKVLDDTLNQVDVDLNDKLSRIPNIIHDDVPEGATDEDNVEVKRWGTPRTFDFEEKAHWDLVEELKMVNFERAAKVSGARFVFLTGEGAQLERALMNYMITKHTTQHGYTEMMVPQLVNADSMYGTGQLPKFEEDLFKVEKEGLYTIPTAEVPLTNYYRNEIIGPDELPAKFTAQSACYRSEAGSAGRDTRGLIRLHQFDKVEMVRFEKPEDSWQALDEMTGHAEAILEELGLPYRRVILCTGDIGFGSSKTYDLEVWLPSYNEYKEISSCSNITDFQARRSNIRFKRDKNAKPELAHTLNGSGLAVGRTFAAIVENYQNEDGSVTIPEALVPYMGGKTVIRPIK; encoded by the coding sequence ATGTTAGATATTAAATTATTTCGTAATGACCCTGATTTCGTTAAAGAAAAAGTAGCTAAGCGAGGTATGGAAGATACAGTAGTAGATGAAGTACTAGAATTAGATGAACAGCGTCGTCAGTTAATTAGTAAAGCTGAAGAAATGAAAGCTGAGCGTAATAAAGTTAGTGGTGAAATTGCTCAGAAGAAACGTAATAAAGAAGATTCAGATGATGCAATCGCAGCAATGCGTAAACTTGGTGATGAAATTAAAGTTTTAGATGATACACTTAATCAAGTTGATGTGGATCTTAACGATAAATTATCACGCATTCCAAATATTATTCATGATGATGTGCCTGAAGGTGCTACAGACGAAGATAATGTAGAAGTTAAACGTTGGGGCACGCCAAGAACATTTGATTTTGAAGAAAAAGCACATTGGGATTTAGTAGAAGAATTAAAAATGGTTAATTTTGAACGTGCAGCTAAAGTATCTGGAGCTAGATTCGTCTTCTTAACAGGCGAAGGTGCACAATTAGAAAGAGCATTAATGAATTATATGATTACGAAACATACAACACAACATGGTTATACAGAAATGATGGTACCACAATTAGTTAACGCTGATTCAATGTACGGTACTGGTCAATTACCTAAGTTTGAAGAAGACTTGTTTAAAGTTGAAAAAGAAGGACTATATACTATACCAACTGCAGAAGTACCGCTGACAAATTATTACCGTAATGAAATTATCGGACCGGATGAATTACCAGCTAAATTCACTGCCCAATCAGCATGTTATCGTAGTGAAGCGGGTTCAGCTGGTCGTGATACAAGAGGCCTTATTCGTTTACATCAATTCGATAAAGTTGAAATGGTTCGTTTTGAAAAGCCAGAAGATTCTTGGCAGGCTTTAGATGAGATGACTGGACATGCAGAAGCAATTTTAGAAGAATTAGGCTTACCATACCGTCGTGTTATTTTATGTACAGGTGATATTGGTTTTGGTTCAAGTAAAACGTATGATTTAGAAGTTTGGTTGCCAAGCTATAATGAATATAAAGAAATAAGTTCTTGTTCAAATATTACTGATTTCCAAGCACGTCGCTCAAATATTCGTTTTAAACGTGATAAAAATGCTAAACCAGAATTAGCACATACACTTAATGGTAGTGGATTAGCAGTAGGGCGTACGTTTGCTGCAATAGTTGAAAATTACCAAAATGAAGATGGTTCTGTAACAATACCAGAAGCATTAGTTCCATATATGGGTGGTAAAACAGTCATCCGTCCTATTAAATAA
- the hutH gene encoding histidine ammonia-lyase: protein MTLQLNGETLTINDIKQFLNREDKVEVTEDAFERVKKSRQTVEAIIENKETIYGITTGFGLFSDVRIDEGEYNQLQVNLIRSHACGIGKPFSEEVSLVMMVLRLNTLLKGHSGATVDLVEQLIYYINERIIPVIPQQGSLGASGDLAPLSHLALALIGEGNVFYKGEEVDSRYVLNQLNRKALDLQAKEGLALINGTQAMTAQGVINYIEAEDLGYQAEWIASLTHQALNGITDAYNDKVHKVRNFQEQIDVAARMLDWLEGSELTTTQGEIRVQDAYTLRCIPQIHGASFQVFNYVKEKLEFEMNAANDNPLIFDEDDETLVISGGNFHGQPIAFALDFLKLGVSELANVSERRLERLVNPQLNNGLPAFLSPQPGLQSGAMIMQYAAASLVSENKTLAHPASVDSIPSSANQEDHVSMGTIASRHGYQMIENARRVLAIETIIVLQAVEYKDIDKLSPKTYEKYQELRHIVPSITEDRQFHKDIEAVSQYLRDIAYMDEI from the coding sequence ATGACATTACAACTTAATGGGGAAACATTAACGATTAATGATATTAAACAATTTTTAAATAGAGAAGATAAAGTAGAAGTTACAGAAGATGCGTTTGAACGTGTGAAAAAGAGTCGCCAAACAGTTGAAGCTATTATAGAGAATAAAGAAACAATTTATGGAATTACAACTGGTTTTGGTTTGTTTAGTGATGTACGTATAGACGAAGGAGAATACAACCAATTACAAGTCAATTTAATTCGTTCACACGCATGTGGTATAGGGAAACCATTTTCAGAAGAAGTTTCATTAGTGATGATGGTATTAAGATTGAATACATTATTAAAAGGGCACTCTGGTGCAACTGTAGATTTAGTAGAACAACTGATTTATTACATTAACGAAAGAATTATACCTGTTATCCCCCAACAAGGATCATTAGGTGCTTCGGGAGATTTAGCGCCACTATCACATTTGGCTTTGGCATTAATAGGGGAAGGTAATGTCTTTTATAAAGGTGAAGAAGTAGACAGTCGGTACGTCTTAAATCAGTTAAATCGCAAAGCATTAGATTTACAAGCTAAAGAAGGTCTTGCGTTGATTAATGGTACACAAGCAATGACTGCTCAAGGAGTTATAAATTATATAGAAGCGGAAGACCTAGGTTATCAGGCGGAGTGGATTGCTTCTCTTACACACCAAGCTTTAAATGGTATTACAGATGCCTATAATGACAAGGTACATAAAGTTCGAAATTTCCAAGAACAAATAGATGTTGCGGCTAGGATGTTAGACTGGTTGGAAGGTTCAGAATTGACGACGACTCAAGGTGAAATACGTGTGCAGGATGCTTATACTTTGCGCTGTATCCCTCAAATTCATGGTGCTAGCTTCCAAGTATTCAATTATGTGAAGGAAAAGTTAGAGTTTGAAATGAATGCTGCAAATGATAACCCACTTATATTTGATGAAGATGATGAAACCCTTGTTATTTCAGGAGGAAATTTCCATGGCCAACCTATAGCGTTTGCTTTAGACTTTTTAAAACTAGGCGTAAGTGAATTAGCGAACGTTTCAGAGAGACGCCTAGAACGCTTGGTAAATCCTCAATTAAATAATGGACTACCGGCCTTTTTAAGTCCCCAACCGGGATTACAAAGTGGTGCAATGATTATGCAGTATGCTGCAGCAAGTCTTGTTTCAGAAAATAAAACACTCGCACACCCAGCAAGTGTTGATTCTATACCGTCTTCCGCTAACCAAGAAGATCATGTTTCCATGGGGACTATAGCTTCAAGACATGGTTACCAAATGATTGAAAATGCTCGTCGTGTATTGGCAATCGAAACAATCATCGTTCTGCAAGCTGTTGAATATAAAGATATTGATAAGTTATCACCTAAGACTTATGAAAAATATCAAGAACTACGTCATATTGTGCCATCTATCACAGAAGATAGACAATTTCATAAAGATATTGAAGCAGTATCACAATATTTGCGCGATATTGCTTATATGGATGAGATATAA
- a CDS encoding NAD(P)H-hydrate dehydratase, which translates to METLSSVSIPKRKDETHKGDYGRILLIGGNANLGGAIMLAARACVYSGSGLITVATHPTNHAALHSRCPEAMVIDINDTKMLTKMIENTDCILIGPGLGCDFKGNNAITFLLQNIQPHQTLIVDGDAITIFSKLKPEIPTCKVIFTPHQKEWERLSGIPIDEQTYERNREAVDRIGATIILKMHGTELYFKDKDYKLPIGTPAMATGGMGDTLSGMITSFVGQFNDIEEAVTSATYTHSFIGEQLAEKMYVVPPSRLISEIPIAMKSLENE; encoded by the coding sequence ATGGAAACTTTATCATCAGTGAGCATCCCAAAGCGAAAAGATGAAACACATAAAGGTGATTATGGTAGAATTCTTTTAATTGGTGGTAATGCGAACTTAGGTGGTGCAATCATGCTTGCAGCACGAGCATGTGTATACAGTGGTAGTGGTTTAATAACAGTAGCGACTCATCCAACAAATCATGCTGCTTTGCATTCACGTTGTCCTGAGGCAATGGTAATCGATATAAATGATACAAAAATGTTAACAAAAATGATTGAAAACACAGATTGTATTTTAATCGGTCCTGGGTTAGGTTGTGACTTTAAAGGTAATAATGCAATTACTTTCCTACTTCAAAATATACAACCTCATCAAACTTTGATAGTAGATGGTGATGCTATTACGATTTTCAGTAAATTGAAACCTGAGATTCCAACTTGTAAAGTCATATTCACACCACATCAAAAAGAGTGGGAACGTTTAAGTGGTATCCCGATAGATGAACAAACTTATGAACGTAATCGTGAAGCGGTAGACCGTATTGGTGCCACAATTATACTGAAGATGCACGGTACAGAACTTTACTTTAAAGATAAAGATTACAAACTACCTATTGGTACACCAGCGATGGCCACTGGAGGCATGGGTGATACTTTATCTGGTATGATAACTAGCTTTGTTGGACAATTTAATGATATCGAAGAAGCTGTTACAAGTGCGACATATACACACAGTTTTATTGGCGAACAATTAGCTGAAAAAATGTATGTCGTTCCGCCTTCTAGACTTATTAGTGAAATTCCAATTGCTATGAAATCATTAGAAAATGAATAA